Part of the Opisthocomus hoazin isolate bOpiHoa1 chromosome 5, bOpiHoa1.hap1, whole genome shotgun sequence genome, CCTTGTTTCACCCAGTATTCATCACAGCTTTTGAAGGGCCAACAAGCTACAGTGGTAGACAATGGGTAGGCACGTTCTTGCCGTAAAACAGTAAGGCAGTTCCTCCTGCAGAGCTCCTCACTGCGGAGACAAAAGCCTTTGTTCCTTACATCAGCTGGATGTCTTTCGTTATCTGAACCTATCCCCTGTGTAATTGCACTAATTAATACCGTTGCAAACCTCTTGATGTTTCTCATTTACGGAACAGTTACCTTGCATCTCACTTTGATGAGGTGAGGGTGAATCTGCTGTGCATGACTCCATTTAACTAGTCGATTCCTCTGTTAGCAACCAACTGTTAAGAGATGAAGTATGAAGTCAGCACGTGTACCAAAACACCAGCCCTGACTGAGACCCCGCACTGAAATCAGTGTGCCCTACCTAGGTTTGTCTGTGCTTGGAGCTCCTGTGGGCGTAACAAACACAGGGAGAGACAAGAGAAAACTCTGAGGAAATCAGAAGAGGGAGTTGGTCCTGATTACGTTGATGACAGCTCTTTATCAACTCGTTTCTCATAGCCTTGCAGCCGTCAGCATCAAAACTCTGCAGGCTGTTTTCAGCTGACGTAGATGTCTCCCGCTTCTCCTGAAAACTGAAGGATTATTCCTGtagtaatgaaataaaaaacactGACGTCAGCGTTCCAGACTTTCACCAGGAATATGGCTGCAGTCCAGTTTACAAATCTGCCTTCTGAGTGACTTCCTGGAAGCCAACAGAGTTGCTCTAGCTTTAAGGCTGTCTCAAACTTATTATTTCAGCACATCTATGGCCTTTTTCTCATAATGATTTGAAGTGATGGCATGTAGATTTCAAGTGTCCACTCAACTTTCTTCGTtgtctctttttgttttaaagtatatTCGGTGCTGTTCGAACTGGTGCTTATATGCTGTACATTTTGATGACCAAAGGCCTGAAGCAGTCAGTGTGTGACCAGGGTTTTTACAATGGACCTGTCAGCAAATTCTGGGCATATGCGTTTGTGCTAAGCAAAGCACCTGAACTAGGTAAGTactcttcctccctttctctcaCTATGCATATTTAGAGCAGAAATGTCTGTGCTGGAAGCACAAGAAGGGTCTCAGTGCTGTCAAAATCTTGTTTTAGTCTTAGAAAAACTGAgtaaacaaaaccaaccccaaactctGCATGTTTTGGTCTCTGGAGATTAAGTCCAGCTTGGCTGAAGTTAGAGCAGTGTGCAGTTGAATAAGACCATTCCAGGCCCAGGAATAAACTGCAGTGATTGTATACAGCAGGGCAGTCAAGAGATAAGAGCAATCTGGTCCATACTCTTCCTTAGCTACTCATAGGCAAACACAAGTAGCGTAATGTGCAGTCGCTCACCCCGTGGGTACAGAAGTGAAGGGTGGGCtacagcagctctggcagcaagcagctttgAGCCAGGTTCTGCCTCCATTCTGCAGCATTCGTCCTtaaatgcatatatatgtgtacaaTCATGAGCAGTAACGTGTTTCCTTCCTAAACATTGAAAGCTGTGGCTCTTTGCTTTTTCCAAGTAGGAATCAATTCCCCGTAATATCACTAGATTTTCTAGTCCTGATTCTTATAAAATCCTGTCTCTCCAGCAACTTTTTGGGCAAGGATACTTATGACATATATGCCAAAGCCAGCTTAATAGCCACTGCATGTGTTCTCATCCCTTATTAGTGGGTTTATTAGTGTAAGAAAGGATTGTTCTAACTGGAAGGAGGAGGTAGCGATTTAGCAGGCTCCAGCTTTCATTTTGGAAGATGCCCTTACTAAACTTCAAAGGGTTGCAGTACTCACTGTGTTCAGGTGTGCAGCAAAAATAAGTCTTTACCTTTCAGCAGAGGATTTGATTCAGCAAATTACAGGACAGCAATTCATCAGCATAAAAACCGGGAAGAGACAGACACCAGTTGCCTTGCTGTGTCAGAAGCCTTTGGTTTCCTGCTGCTTAAATTACTGCAAAACCATGGAAATTTAGTTGTTAAAACTGGAAAACATCAGCTAGAACTGCACAGCAACAGCAAATTGAACGTATGATTACTTATTAAAATGTGAGTCAACATCTTGCAGCTAATGAAGTAAACAGTAGCATTGTGGCTCATTAAAGACCTTGTGCAGACTATGCAGTTTTGGTTCCACCCATCACAAATATTCATAATTTGGATTTCCTGGGATACATATACGTAGCAATAAGTCCCCAGATTCAAATCTCAGGGATCTTTTTGGAAACACTGTGTCTATAACAATAGAAAACAAGTAGCATCCATATATACACATATCTAATTGAGATGCTCAGTGCAAtcaggagaagcagaaggcagaaaaaggcaggGAAGAGTGAGAAGATCTACTTTTCTACAACAGCAACAACTCAAAAGGTTCTACTGAGTTTAACTAGGTTCAGTTTGTAGGTAGGCATTTGAATCGGAGGACACTGTGCTTCTTCCTGCTCAGGTTTTCTGCTCTCTGTCAAGCTGCGTTTCTCTTCTACTCATGGTATGTAATGGAAAATCTAACAGTCACAGATGATACACATATATCCACCTACCTCACCTCAGACTTTCATGGATTGTGTTTGTAGCAAAGGGCTGCCAAGTAGACTGATGGAATTTTCAAGACGGGTTATCCACACAGGAAAAAGTGGATATACTGGTTTTCCAAAGATTGCGTACAGATTAGGAGCCAAGCTGGCTCTCAGATCAGACAGGCTTTCAGATCTAGCGCTGAGGTGGTTTTTCATGCTCCAAAATAGTGTATACTCCAGCAATAGCAAAGGGAAGAGAGCACTGCAGTAGTTACGGAATTGTTCAATATATTTCTaatttcctcccctccttttgttttttttttctttttgtgttttttttgttacagGTGATACAATATTCATTATTCTTAGGAAACAGAAGCTCATCTTCTTACACTGGTACCATCACATTACTGTGTTACTTTATTCTTGGTATTCCTACAAGGACATGGTGGCTGGCGGTGGCTGGTTCATGACCATGAACTATGGAGTACACGCCGTTATGTACTCTTACTATGCCTTGCGGGCTGCTGGCTTCAGAGTCTCACGCAAGTTTGCCATGTTCATCACCTTGTCGCAGATCACTCAGATGTTGATCGGTTGCGTGATCAATTACCTGGTCTTCTCCTGGATGCAGCAGGGCCAGTGCCATTCCCACGTGCAGAACATCATCTGGTCCTCTCTCATGTACCTCAGCTACTTTGTGCTCTTTTGCCATTTTTTCTTTGAGGCCTATAttggcaaaaccagaaaagaaaggaaggttgACTAGTGGTAGAAACGAGAAGCCATAGCTCAGGgtcaacaagaaaaataaaactataagaaaagaaaatggcaCAAGGGAACACACGTATGGTGCAGCTAAAACTTGGCAGCTTAGGGAAAGTTAGCTTGGTTTAACCCAGTAAGTTTATGATCCTATCATGGTGAGGACTCACTGAATTCTACTCTATCTCAAAGGACTGCTGATGAAAGACAACTTCCTTCTCGTACCTGTCTACtctagaaaagaaaggagaaaagaaagaagagaaaaagaaaagaaaaaatgaaagaaaaaagagaagaaaagaaaagagaaaaggaacaatCTTGAGGCGAATAAAAAACGTACGTCAAATAAGCAGTGTGTTTCCCCAGGATGGAGCAAAGacttttgtgtaaaaaaaaaaaaaaaagtttctaaatcCTTTCTAATAATTTTTCGGCGTTAAActtgaacaaaacaaagcagagaagtgacaaaaaaaaaatctgtctatgATAATAATAAGATTGCAAAATCAAAAGTTTGATACCTTTCACCAAAATGAAACCCAAAAGGATGTTTCCTGCAGGGAAAGTGGCTGAACTCCACACTGTGGTCATGAATGGAAAAGAAGAGATTGATTTCTCCGCTATGTATTCTGCCAGGGGAGCAGATCTGGGACGCAGAGCCGCCTCCCTCAGAAGGTGGAATGGAGCAGTACTTTTACAAGAGTTTAATGTGAAAAGATGCACTGTTGCAATACGTATCTCAGAGAGTGCATTTTCCAAGTGCATTTTTCAGTTAAAGGCAAGGAATTTCTGCAGCAGGATAAGTCATAGAGGGTTAAATCAATCAATGTTTGCTAAATTACCAGGGGCCAATAGCAGAGGGATGTTCAGGAAGGAGAGGGAGACAACTCCCCTCACGTTTTTTTTTAGGATTTATCCATTAATCTCAATTAAACCCGTAGTGACACTGAATTAAACCGGGGAAATCGGAAGAAATCCTAGTTAGCAAGAAGAGAGTGATATATCTGCCCACTGTTTTCAGGACAGAGCCCTGTGGTACAATATGGATTCTATATTTTTGTGGACACCAGGGTACCTGCCTGGGTGGGACGAGGTGGCAGGTCTGCGCGACATTGGGTAACACTGTGCTCCTGCATCTGCCTCCTGGGCAGTGCAAAGATGTTCAAAGTGCCCTCCTCTGGTCATGTGGAGATACTACTACAAAACATACTTGGAATAGGTTTTTCTTGAGATTTGTATAGAAAAATCAGTCTAAACGGAGTCATTTTGCTGCAACAGCTTAACTCTAAAGTTCAGAGAGAATTATCcttcattaaatatatatatatagctctCTGCAGAATCTGTACTGTGACGTCAGACTGACCGCTTAAGACACTTTCTTCCCTGAAGTCAGCTACAGATACAAGGAGAAACATAATTCACTCTGAACCTTAGAGAGTTAGCTGAGAACAGCCATATTCTTTCAAAGAGAAGTAGATTGCATTATCTGTGATATTTCAGTCCTTACAAAGCCAAATAAAATGTGTAAAAGTTCCTAGTATTTCAAAGACGCAAGTATGTAAACTTGATGTTAAATGTGTTAATGTAGTATTCTAAATTGTATCAGTTAGGTAGTTTAACTAAATTAGAAGAACTAGATCAAGAAAATAGGGGCTGCTGTTCTGCATAGGATATACACACACCTATAACTACACCCATATACACATTCTGTAAATtgtcaacaagaaaaaaagcccagtGGCAGAGAATCACACCTCCTGGCTAATGCAAAAGATTGTCATTATCTTTCTTGCTTTAATTTGAGATTGTATGGtacaaaggtgttttttttttaattatgatttttaGCTTTAATTGTGCTGTCGTTCATGAACAGAGCTGCTTTAGTATCCTGTTAATAGATGACAAGGGCTTTCGGTGTCTCATTatatacaaaagaaaaacaaataaagttACATTCCATGTTATGTGAATGGTCTTACAAATCAAAAAGCCTTCGAAGGCTGAAATCATAATTATAACAAGCAGAAAATGAGTTTACATTTGTGTTATTTAAGTTACTGATGTGCTGACGTTATTTTATGGTACACAACAAATAGCAAAATGTGATACTCAGTAATGAAGCTGTGATATTCATTAATAGGACTACTGTATACATGGAAATAATAGACAAAACCAATTAAATGTGTAAACCACTTTGTTAAACAGCTTGGGAGTAGATAATTATAATGCTGAATAAGCCTTTTTCCTCATGCTTGATTTTGCCCTGGCTAAGCAGCAGGTTCAGAAGACCGATTAAAAGtggaaaaggcaaaattaaagtAGACTGCAATTAGATGAGAAACGTTGGTAGAAGCCCACCATCGTGCCATTTAGACCCTCAGTCAGTCCTGTGTGTCTTAGGTCTCTCAAATAAAGCGAGAGAGGGTGGAAGTGGTCCGACACCTAGAGCTGAAGCTGGAGCAGAAATCTGGGACCCTGTGAAGGCAGTAGAGGCTTTACTCTGCTTTAGGCAGAGCCGGTGTGTCCGGCTGCCTTTTATCTGAGCAGTCAGGAAGGAACCGCACACACCTCCCGCTAATTTGAGGCTTACGGCTAATGACTTAAAAGCCCCGTAAACTTCATCAACAAGAAGCGATGCCACAGCAAGGCAAGGAGTTGCAGCCTGTGTTGGAAACAGGGTGGGTTGCAACCAGCCTACCGTGTTTCATACACAGCTTTCCTTAATTGCCAAAGGGGGAAAACCCCTCACCTGTGCATGCTGGAAGGCCACGCTGGCAGTGCCGGCACTGACTTCAGCGGAGCAAGAATCTCCCCCGCTCCGACCCCATCGTCCCGTAGCCCTGGCGGGTACCTCTGCACGGTCCTCGAGGTGCCCCGCGCCATGGCAGCCGGGGCTGTCCCCCTCGCTGCGCAGCCCGGGAAGGGGCTCAGCGCACAGCGCACGGACCGGCCCGCGCGAGCCCCTGCCAGCACGGCGTAGGTCAGCCCTGGCATGCCAGGGAGCTCGGTGACCAAGCCGTGGGCGTCCGGGCCGGTGGCGAGCCTGCAGGCAAGCACAGGTGTAGGGAAGAGGCAGCAAGATCAGGCACCTGAGGGGCAGTGGTAAATCAGGGTACGTTTGTCGTCATGCTGGAAATTGGCTGCCGCGCTGCCGTTTGCTTCAGGAGAGGACGCATCGCACATGCATTTACACAGGTCCTGTGGCCCTACTTGTACCATTGGGGTTTTCCCCTCAGGTTTTCCACTGGAGTCAAATGTGGCAACTAGCATTAAAGAAATTGAGGATAAGACCGAAACCAACTTATGctgcttttcttacttttttttccttcctaaaacaTCCACCCATGATATTTGGACATCACGTTTAATCCACTCACATGTACTTAAACACCGAGCCAGTCAACCCTAATGTTACGACACCTCAGCAGTACTCCAGCTGTTCCAACCTACAAGCCACAAGATGTAAACACAGCTGATTGGGTCCTGTTTATTTCCCCTGGTTTGAGCCTTGGGGTCACACTTTCAAATTTTTCTGTCCAGAAccctttttttcctaattattttaGATAAAGCTGTAATTCTGTTGCACTCATGCACACCACGGGGAACTCAAACTTTGTATAAATTACCAAGCATTATGGGACCTGTGACAACCACCACAGATGCTGGAAATGCTGTTATGGGATTCACTATTAAAGTCAGGAAATTTACACTGGTGATAAGGTCAGTCTGCCAGGGTCAAAGTCTGTGTTTTATGTTTTGACACATTAATCCAATGTACTGAAATAAAGCCACAAAGGTTGGTATGGATTTATGCTTAGGCAGCTGCGAGCAGAAGTTGGCTCTGCCTGAACACTACTTCTGTGTAGTGAACactttaaggaaaatattttcatcttgttAGTGGGAGAACAAAAACTTGGGTAATTTTGCAGCCTCTTTAAATTGTGCCTGTGATGAGAAGGAAGCCCCTCATGCTTACAGGCCCTCAGTAACTCAGAGTCACAAGTAATTTATGTCTGGGCTCACTGATAACACCCAACTAAGAGCAGCTGGGTCCAATAGAGACCTCACCAGAATCTCACAGTAAACTAATACAAGCAGTTACTTACAAGATAAGCGCCCAAACGTGCAGAAGGAATCACTCAAAAGGGCCAAACTGGATAGTAGGCATAAAGTATTGAGCACAAGTTGCAGGAGAGACAAGGAGGGAGAAAACCT contains:
- the ELOVL6 gene encoding very long chain fatty acid elongase 6 isoform X2, with translation MQENWKKSFLFSALYAAFIFGGRHLMNKRAKFELRKPLVLWSLSLAVFSIFGAVRTGAYMLYILMTKGLKQSVCDQGFYNGPVSKFWAYAFVLSKAPELGDTIFIILRKQKLIFLHWYHHITVLLYSWYSYKDMVAGGGWFMTMNYGVHAVMYSYYALRAAGFRVSRKFAMFITLSQITQMLIGCVINYLVFSWMQQGQCHSHVQNIIWSSLMYLSYFVLFCHFFFEAYIGKTRKERKVD
- the ELOVL6 gene encoding very long chain fatty acid elongase 6 isoform X1; protein product: MNMSVLTLQEYEFEKQFNEHAAIQWMQENWKKSFLFSALYAAFIFGGRHLMNKRAKFELRKPLVLWSLSLAVFSIFGAVRTGAYMLYILMTKGLKQSVCDQGFYNGPVSKFWAYAFVLSKAPELGDTIFIILRKQKLIFLHWYHHITVLLYSWYSYKDMVAGGGWFMTMNYGVHAVMYSYYALRAAGFRVSRKFAMFITLSQITQMLIGCVINYLVFSWMQQGQCHSHVQNIIWSSLMYLSYFVLFCHFFFEAYIGKTRKERKVD